Proteins encoded by one window of Halobaculum halobium:
- the pyk gene encoding pyruvate kinase, which produces MRRAKIVCTLGPASDDRATIRALADAGMSVARLNASHGDTDHRGEVIDRIRAVDDASDEPLAAMLDLQGPEIRTAELDEPIEVTTGAEVLFAEDDTATADRIGVTHAITEAEPGDRVLLDDGRIEVTVLSVTDEGVRARADSGGELGSRKGVNIPGVDLGLPTITERDERELDLVTDHDVDFVAASFIGDASDVYAVADALEERGAGDVPVIAKIERADAVENLTGIVDAAYGVMVARGDLGVECPLEDVPMIQKRIIRTCMNTGTPVITATEMLDSMVHSRRPTRAEASDVANAVLDGTDAVMLSGETAIGDHPVRVVETMHRIVRQVEMSDEYAETREERVPLAETESRTEPLARSARFLARDTDAAAVVAASESGYTARKTAKFRPAVPVVATTPSDRVRRQLALSWGVQPMSADYHASVEEVMDSAVSAALEADAAESGDTLVVLSGMMTELEGTNTTNTLKLHVAAETIATGRHVVGGRVSGPLRRLPDGDLTDVPEGTVVYLPAEFDAEFVGDTETLAGIIDARPGMTGYPALVAREVGIPMVSGAPLADDVTDDTVVTVDAERGVVYEGDVIGHARRR; this is translated from the coding sequence ATGCGACGAGCCAAGATCGTCTGTACGCTCGGCCCCGCCTCCGACGACCGAGCCACGATACGGGCGCTCGCCGACGCCGGGATGTCCGTCGCCCGGCTCAACGCGAGCCACGGCGATACCGACCACCGCGGCGAAGTGATCGACCGCATCCGCGCGGTTGACGACGCGTCCGACGAGCCGCTCGCGGCGATGCTCGACCTGCAGGGACCGGAGATCCGCACCGCCGAACTCGACGAACCGATCGAGGTCACGACCGGCGCCGAGGTGCTGTTCGCCGAGGACGACACCGCGACGGCCGACCGGATCGGCGTGACCCACGCCATCACCGAGGCTGAGCCCGGGGACCGCGTGCTCCTCGATGACGGCCGCATCGAGGTGACGGTGCTGTCGGTGACCGACGAAGGCGTCCGCGCGCGCGCCGACTCCGGCGGCGAACTCGGGTCGCGAAAGGGCGTCAACATCCCGGGCGTCGACCTGGGGCTGCCGACGATCACCGAGCGCGACGAGCGCGAACTCGACCTCGTCACCGACCACGACGTGGACTTCGTCGCCGCCTCCTTCATCGGCGATGCGAGCGACGTGTACGCGGTCGCCGACGCGCTGGAGGAGCGCGGCGCCGGCGACGTGCCGGTCATCGCGAAGATCGAGCGCGCCGACGCCGTCGAGAACCTCACGGGAATCGTCGACGCCGCCTACGGCGTGATGGTCGCTCGCGGCGACCTCGGCGTCGAGTGCCCCCTGGAGGACGTGCCGATGATCCAGAAGCGGATCATCCGCACGTGCATGAACACCGGGACGCCCGTCATCACCGCGACCGAGATGCTCGACTCGATGGTCCACTCCCGGCGGCCGACCCGCGCGGAAGCCTCAGACGTGGCGAACGCGGTGCTCGACGGAACTGACGCGGTGATGCTGTCAGGGGAGACCGCGATCGGCGACCATCCGGTTCGCGTCGTCGAGACGATGCACCGTATCGTCCGCCAGGTCGAGATGAGCGACGAGTACGCCGAGACGCGCGAGGAGCGCGTCCCGCTCGCGGAGACGGAATCGCGGACGGAACCGCTGGCGCGCTCTGCCCGCTTTCTCGCGCGCGACACCGACGCCGCGGCGGTCGTCGCCGCCTCCGAGTCCGGCTACACCGCCCGCAAGACCGCGAAGTTCCGACCGGCGGTGCCCGTCGTCGCGACGACGCCGAGCGACCGAGTACGGCGACAGCTCGCGCTGTCGTGGGGAGTCCAACCGATGTCGGCCGACTACCACGCCAGCGTCGAGGAGGTGATGGACTCGGCCGTGTCGGCGGCGCTGGAGGCGGACGCCGCCGAGTCCGGCGACACCCTCGTGGTTCTCTCCGGGATGATGACCGAGTTGGAGGGAACGAATACGACGAACACCCTGAAGCTCCACGTCGCCGCCGAGACGATCGCGACGGGTCGACACGTCGTCGGCGGCCGCGTCTCCGGGCCGCTCCGCCGGCTCCCCGACGGCGATCTCACGGACGTTCCCGAGGGGACGGTCGTGTACCTCCCGGCCGAGTTCGACGCCGAGTTCGTCGGCGACACCGAAACGCTGGCCGGGATCATCGACGCCCGTCCCGGAATGACCGGCTACCCCGCCCTCGTCGCCCGGGAGGTCGGCATCCCGATGGTGTCGGGTGCGCCGCTGGCGGACGACGTGACAGACGACACCGTGGTCACGGTCGACGCCGAGCGCGGCGTCGTCTACGAGGGCGACGTGATCGGGCACGCGCGGCGGCGCTGA
- a CDS encoding DUF7123 family protein, translated as MSATSTVESAETGDAAATTGAAGGDLSDKQHQILAYLREHAAEQTYFKSRLIAEELGLSAKEVGANMSAVVDAAADIDVEKWGYSSGTTWMVTQ; from the coding sequence ATGAGCGCGACGAGCACAGTCGAGTCGGCCGAGACCGGAGACGCTGCCGCGACCACCGGCGCCGCGGGCGGAGACCTCAGCGACAAGCAACACCAGATCCTCGCGTACCTCCGCGAACACGCGGCCGAGCAGACGTACTTCAAATCCCGGCTCATCGCCGAGGAGCTCGGGTTGTCGGCGAAGGAGGTCGGCGCGAACATGTCGGCGGTCGTCGACGCCGCCGCCGACATCGACGTGGAGAAGTGGGGCTACTCCTCGGGAACGACCTGGATGGTCACGCAGTAG
- a CDS encoding flippase-like domain-containing protein, producing the protein MTSPDDASPRAPANADPQTPADTDRVRVSVVLPAYNEEESIEATVRTTVETLEGFLAADAFEVIVAEDGCDDRTPEIADRLAREDDRVTHSHSDRRLGRGGALEFAFDRAAGDTLVYFDTDLATDMRHLEELVGKIDREGYDVATGSRWMPGDEADRPAKRGVPSRGFNLLVRTVLRSTLRDHQCGFKALSREAFDELHDAVEDDHWFWDTELLVRAQRRGLRVAEFPVDWEPKGDSKVDLVRDVFGMGSQIVRLWWQLSVSPRITRTRTVAAGAVLTIAALVLMTVYLDPSAVLGAFREADPVPVVAATLVYLVSWPLRGLRYRDILEELGYRERVGFLTGAVFISQTGNLVFPARAGDAVRAYVVKARRGIPYPTGFASLAAERVFDLLTITAMAGAVLAGLLVTDGAGAVATAVSGNVPGVSEAAVSTAVRVAAGVGVVAVASLLFIVATARSDTNYVRTIVSRFSEDSYVDYVASVIEEFAAGVQAVAGTRASFVRVGGVSVAVWALDVATALLVLTAFPAATDGMTLTQIVVVGFFAVSVGNLAKVLPLSPGGIGLYEAAFTALVVGLGGVPAAVAFAAAVLDHAVKNAVTVVGGVVSMVAFNVSLTDAVDETAQLDEEAERESEEFPTDDD; encoded by the coding sequence ATGACCAGTCCGGACGACGCGTCGCCGCGGGCACCCGCCAACGCGGATCCGCAGACTCCCGCGGACACCGATCGCGTCCGCGTCAGCGTCGTCCTCCCAGCCTACAACGAGGAGGAGTCGATCGAGGCGACCGTCCGGACGACCGTCGAGACGCTGGAGGGATTCCTCGCGGCGGACGCCTTCGAGGTCATCGTCGCGGAGGACGGCTGTGACGACAGGACTCCGGAGATCGCCGACCGACTCGCGCGTGAGGACGACCGCGTAACGCACTCCCACAGCGACCGGCGGCTGGGTCGCGGCGGCGCCCTCGAGTTCGCGTTCGACCGCGCGGCCGGCGACACGCTGGTGTACTTCGACACGGACCTCGCGACGGACATGCGCCACCTCGAGGAACTGGTGGGGAAGATCGATCGCGAGGGGTACGACGTGGCCACCGGATCGCGGTGGATGCCCGGCGACGAGGCCGATCGGCCGGCCAAGCGGGGCGTTCCCTCGCGCGGCTTCAACCTCCTCGTCCGGACTGTCCTCCGCTCGACCCTGCGAGACCACCAGTGCGGGTTCAAGGCGCTCTCGCGGGAGGCCTTCGACGAGTTGCACGACGCCGTCGAGGACGACCACTGGTTCTGGGACACGGAGCTGCTGGTGCGCGCGCAGCGGCGCGGCCTCCGCGTCGCCGAGTTTCCCGTCGACTGGGAGCCGAAGGGCGATTCGAAGGTCGACCTCGTGCGCGACGTGTTCGGCATGGGTAGTCAGATCGTCCGGCTGTGGTGGCAGCTGTCCGTGTCGCCGCGGATCACCCGCACGCGGACGGTCGCCGCCGGAGCGGTACTCACGATCGCCGCGCTCGTGTTGATGACCGTCTACCTCGACCCCTCGGCGGTGCTCGGGGCGTTCCGGGAGGCTGACCCGGTTCCGGTCGTCGCCGCGACGCTCGTGTACCTGGTCTCGTGGCCGCTCCGCGGGCTTCGCTACCGCGACATCCTCGAGGAACTCGGCTATCGCGAGCGCGTTGGATTCCTCACCGGCGCGGTGTTCATCAGCCAGACCGGCAACCTCGTGTTCCCGGCACGCGCCGGCGACGCAGTGCGCGCGTACGTGGTGAAAGCCCGTCGCGGTATCCCGTATCCGACCGGGTTCGCCTCGCTGGCCGCCGAGCGGGTGTTCGATCTGCTCACGATCACCGCGATGGCCGGCGCCGTCCTCGCGGGGCTGCTCGTCACCGACGGGGCGGGCGCGGTCGCGACCGCGGTGTCCGGAAACGTCCCCGGCGTCTCCGAGGCCGCGGTCTCGACAGCCGTCAGGGTCGCCGCCGGCGTCGGCGTCGTCGCGGTCGCGAGCCTCCTGTTCATCGTCGCTACCGCCCGCAGCGACACGAACTACGTGCGCACGATCGTCTCGCGGTTCTCCGAAGACAGCTACGTCGACTACGTCGCGAGCGTGATCGAGGAGTTCGCCGCCGGCGTCCAGGCGGTGGCGGGGACGCGCGCCTCGTTCGTCCGCGTCGGCGGCGTCTCCGTGGCCGTGTGGGCCCTCGACGTGGCGACGGCGTTGCTTGTGCTGACCGCCTTCCCCGCGGCGACGGACGGGATGACGCTCACGCAGATCGTCGTCGTCGGCTTCTTCGCCGTCTCCGTCGGCAACCTCGCGAAGGTGCTCCCGTTGTCGCCGGGCGGTATCGGGCTGTACGAGGCGGCGTTCACCGCGCTCGTGGTCGGCCTCGGGGGCGTCCCCGCGGCCGTCGCGTTCGCCGCCGCAGTGCTGGATCACGCGGTCAAGAACGCCGTCACCGTCGTTGGCGGCGTCGTCTCGATGGTCGCCTTCAACGTCTCGCTTACCGATGCCGTCGACGAAACGGCACAACTGGACGAGGAAGCCGAACGGGAGTCCGAGGAGTTCCCGACTGACGACGACTGA
- the yjjX gene encoding inosine/xanthosine triphosphatase, with amino-acid sequence MRIGVGSGNPVKREATERAVADSDGLAGEPVIESCPVSSGVSEQPRGHEETRLGAVNRAEAVLDEGYDLGVGIEGGVAEYDDRGALFLVMWAAVSDGERVGLGTGPSLALPDAIAARVRAGAELGPVMDDVLGESHVARNQGAAGALTGGRVDRTDALRTAVAGALGPFVTDLY; translated from the coding sequence ATGCGGATCGGCGTCGGCTCCGGTAATCCGGTGAAGCGCGAGGCGACCGAGCGAGCGGTGGCGGACAGCGACGGGCTGGCGGGTGAGCCGGTCATCGAGTCGTGCCCCGTCTCCTCGGGCGTCTCCGAGCAACCGCGCGGGCACGAGGAGACCCGACTCGGCGCGGTCAACCGGGCGGAGGCGGTGCTGGACGAAGGGTACGATCTCGGCGTCGGCATCGAGGGCGGCGTCGCGGAGTACGACGATCGAGGGGCGCTCTTTCTCGTGATGTGGGCGGCCGTCAGCGACGGCGAGCGAGTCGGGCTCGGAACCGGTCCGAGCCTGGCGTTGCCCGACGCTATCGCCGCGCGCGTTCGCGCCGGTGCGGAACTCGGTCCCGTCATGGACGACGTGCTCGGGGAGTCGCACGTGGCGAGAAACCAGGGCGCCGCCGGCGCGCTCACCGGCGGGCGGGTCGACCGGACCGACGCGCTCCGGACTGCCGTCGCGGGCGCGCTCGGCCCGTTCGTCACCGACCTGTACTGA
- the mre11 gene encoding DNA double-strand break repair protein Mre11: MTRVIHTGDTHIGYRQYHSPERRADFLDAFERVVADAVTDSVDAVVHAGDLFHDRRPDLPDLLGVLSALRTLDDADIPFLAVVGNHESTRGGQWLDLFESMGLATRLDDEPTVIGDAAFYGLDHVPESRRAQLEYEFAPHDADVAALVSHGLFEPFAYADWDTEEVLRASTVDFDAVLLGDNHAPDTAQVSGAWVTYCGSTERASASERDPRGYNLVRLGADASDGTDAVDIRRRGLETRPFVFLDVELAPEEGIDRVRDRVRERDVEDAVVIVRITGEGEPIAPAAVEEFAAERGALIARVTDRREIETETELSVSFADPDEAVRDRIGDLGLSDAARDVDEVVRGELPDSNVRAEVKRRIEGRIDGDDEERVNNDGDGDAPVGADAAADTADAVSDGSGADGPTDSQLTLGDSQ, from the coding sequence ATGACGCGGGTTATCCACACCGGCGATACCCACATCGGGTACCGGCAGTACCACTCGCCCGAGCGGCGAGCGGACTTCCTCGACGCCTTCGAGCGGGTCGTCGCCGACGCGGTCACCGATTCGGTCGACGCGGTCGTCCACGCCGGCGACCTGTTTCACGACCGGCGGCCGGACCTCCCCGATCTGTTGGGGGTGCTTTCTGCCCTCCGGACGCTGGACGACGCCGACATCCCGTTCCTCGCTGTGGTCGGTAACCACGAGTCGACCCGCGGCGGGCAGTGGCTCGACCTGTTCGAGTCGATGGGGCTGGCAACGCGGCTGGACGACGAGCCGACCGTGATCGGAGACGCGGCGTTCTACGGGCTCGATCACGTCCCGGAGAGCCGCCGAGCCCAACTCGAGTACGAGTTCGCGCCCCACGACGCCGACGTCGCGGCGCTGGTGAGCCACGGTCTGTTCGAGCCGTTCGCGTACGCCGACTGGGACACCGAGGAAGTGCTCCGAGCGTCGACTGTGGACTTCGACGCCGTCCTACTGGGCGACAACCACGCCCCCGACACCGCGCAGGTATCGGGCGCGTGGGTGACGTACTGCGGGTCGACCGAGCGGGCCTCCGCCAGCGAGCGTGACCCCCGCGGGTACAACCTCGTCCGACTCGGCGCGGACGCAAGCGATGGGACCGACGCGGTCGACATCCGCCGACGAGGGCTGGAGACGCGGCCGTTCGTCTTCCTCGACGTGGAGCTCGCCCCCGAGGAGGGAATCGACCGCGTCCGCGACCGCGTTCGCGAGCGCGACGTGGAGGACGCGGTCGTCATCGTGCGCATCACCGGCGAGGGCGAGCCGATCGCCCCGGCTGCCGTCGAGGAGTTCGCCGCCGAACGGGGCGCGCTCATCGCCCGGGTGACCGACCGTCGGGAGATCGAAACCGAGACCGAGCTGTCGGTGAGCTTCGCTGACCCCGACGAGGCCGTTCGCGATCGCATCGGCGACCTCGGGCTGTCCGACGCCGCCCGCGACGTGGACGAGGTGGTTCGCGGCGAACTGCCCGACTCGAACGTCCGAGCGGAGGTGAAACGGCGGATCGAAGGCCGGATCGACGGCGACGATGAGGAGAGGGTCAACAACGATGGCGACGGCGACGCTCCCGTGGGAGCGGACGCCGCGGCCGACACCGCTGACGCTGTCTCAGATGGCTCCGGCGCCGACGGTCCCACCGACAGCCAGCTCACGCTGGGTGATTCACAGTGA
- the rad50 gene encoding DNA double-strand break repair ATPase Rad50: MRFDRIRLRNFKPYVDTDLRLTEGVTVIHGLNGSGKSSLLEACFFALYGSKALDGTLGDMVTNGAEESEVELWFTHDGRSYHVRRELKRYGEQIQTTTCTLDSDDEAIHRDGATDVRAFVADLLRMDAAAFVNCAYVRQGEVNKLINATPTERQDMIDDLLQLGRLEEYRERAGNARLGVNEVLGNKRELLRDYESRIEEREAKDPHETLNALQSDLSEVDAKIENYEQQREKAEQSRQQARSVLDEHEERREELAELEADVDDLETTIREDEAERERLGDRVGDLRDRVDEAEETLRERLAVVAVDDADPETLAARREALDDREDEVREELREARSRADALSTQSETLEERAADAASRAEEKRERAAELDADAEAAAETLEEREASLAESTAERGELTAEFDDEPVAVGEATAHRESVREALADVQAEVRETSNDLAAARSSVEEAERLLEEGKCPECGQSVADSPHVDALDEDRERVARLENTLAELNDRVEERTADVERAEALVEAENRIGQIDDTRELLEDGIAEKESEIAEKRERAATLREEANDLEGEAEEKRDAAETQAERAREVRDDVEELEAALDDLDEARDDLDAVEAGRDALDEAETEIERLGERRAEIADRNDERREFLAAKRSRRDELREAVDEEAVQSARDSLDSAEDYLEKVTDALEDLAERRDDLTSRIGAVENEIEELESLREDRDALAARVEELEAVHEETEELEAMYGDLRAELRRANVESLERMLNETFELVYGNDAYSHIELDGEYELTVYQKDGEPLDPEQLSGGERALFNLSLRCAIYRLLAEGIEGAAPTPPLILDEPTVFLDSGHVSRLADLIEEMRGFGVRQILIVSHDDELVGAADELVRVEKNPTSNRSTVERVADPSLSAVERPVGDAEHADD, encoded by the coding sequence GTGAGGTTCGACCGGATCCGACTGCGGAATTTCAAGCCGTACGTCGACACCGACCTCCGGCTGACCGAGGGCGTGACGGTGATACACGGGCTCAACGGCAGCGGGAAGTCGTCGCTCCTCGAGGCGTGTTTCTTCGCGCTGTACGGCTCGAAGGCGCTCGACGGCACGCTCGGGGACATGGTGACCAACGGCGCCGAGGAGAGCGAGGTCGAACTGTGGTTCACTCACGACGGCAGATCCTACCACGTGCGCCGGGAGCTGAAGCGCTACGGCGAACAGATTCAGACCACGACGTGCACGCTCGACTCCGACGACGAAGCGATCCATCGCGACGGCGCGACGGACGTGCGGGCGTTCGTCGCCGACCTCCTGCGCATGGACGCGGCGGCGTTCGTCAACTGCGCGTACGTCCGCCAGGGCGAGGTGAACAAGCTGATCAACGCCACGCCGACCGAACGCCAGGACATGATCGACGACCTCCTCCAACTCGGGCGGTTGGAGGAGTACCGCGAGCGCGCCGGGAACGCTCGCCTCGGCGTGAACGAGGTGCTCGGGAACAAGCGCGAGCTCTTGCGCGATTACGAGAGCCGAATCGAAGAGCGGGAGGCCAAGGACCCCCACGAGACGCTGAACGCGCTCCAGTCGGACCTCTCCGAGGTCGACGCGAAGATCGAGAACTACGAACAGCAGCGTGAGAAGGCCGAACAGAGCCGCCAACAGGCTCGTTCGGTGCTCGATGAACACGAGGAGCGCCGCGAGGAGTTGGCGGAACTGGAGGCCGACGTGGACGATCTGGAGACGACGATCCGCGAGGACGAGGCCGAGCGCGAGCGTCTCGGCGACCGAGTCGGCGACCTCCGCGACCGCGTCGACGAGGCCGAAGAGACGCTGAGGGAGCGGCTCGCTGTGGTCGCGGTCGACGACGCGGACCCCGAGACGCTGGCGGCTCGCCGCGAGGCGTTGGACGACCGCGAGGACGAGGTGCGCGAGGAGCTCCGCGAGGCCCGATCCCGTGCGGACGCGCTGTCCACCCAGTCGGAGACGCTCGAGGAGCGGGCAGCGGACGCGGCCTCGCGCGCCGAGGAGAAGCGCGAGCGCGCGGCCGAACTCGACGCAGACGCCGAAGCGGCGGCGGAGACGCTCGAGGAGCGCGAGGCGTCGCTGGCGGAGTCGACCGCCGAGCGCGGGGAGCTGACCGCGGAGTTCGACGACGAACCCGTCGCGGTCGGCGAGGCGACGGCACACCGCGAGTCGGTTCGAGAGGCACTCGCCGACGTGCAAGCGGAGGTTCGCGAGACGAGCAACGATCTGGCGGCTGCCCGGTCCAGCGTCGAGGAGGCGGAGCGTCTGCTGGAGGAGGGGAAGTGCCCGGAGTGTGGCCAGTCGGTCGCGGACTCCCCCCACGTCGACGCGCTGGACGAGGATCGCGAGCGCGTCGCCCGCCTGGAAAATACGCTCGCCGAGTTGAACGACCGGGTGGAGGAACGCACGGCCGATGTCGAGCGCGCCGAGGCGCTCGTTGAGGCCGAGAACCGCATCGGTCAGATCGACGACACTCGGGAGCTCCTCGAGGACGGCATCGCCGAGAAGGAGTCCGAGATCGCCGAGAAGCGCGAGCGCGCGGCGACCCTCCGCGAGGAGGCCAACGACTTGGAAGGCGAGGCAGAGGAGAAGCGCGACGCGGCCGAGACGCAGGCCGAACGCGCGCGGGAGGTGCGCGACGACGTGGAGGAGCTGGAGGCGGCGCTCGACGACTTGGACGAGGCGCGCGACGACCTCGACGCTGTCGAGGCGGGTCGCGACGCCCTCGACGAGGCGGAGACGGAGATCGAGCGCTTGGGCGAGCGGCGCGCGGAGATCGCCGACCGTAACGACGAACGTCGGGAGTTCCTCGCAGCGAAGCGATCGCGGCGCGACGAGCTTCGGGAGGCCGTCGACGAGGAGGCCGTCCAGTCCGCCCGCGACAGCCTCGACAGCGCCGAGGACTACCTCGAGAAGGTGACTGACGCCCTTGAGGACCTCGCCGAGCGCCGCGACGACCTCACGAGTCGGATCGGCGCCGTCGAGAACGAGATCGAGGAACTGGAGTCGCTTCGCGAGGACCGCGACGCGCTGGCCGCGCGCGTCGAGGAGTTGGAGGCGGTCCACGAAGAGACCGAAGAGCTGGAGGCGATGTACGGCGACCTCCGGGCCGAACTCCGCCGGGCGAACGTCGAGAGCCTCGAACGGATGCTCAACGAGACGTTCGAGCTGGTGTACGGCAACGACGCCTACTCGCACATCGAACTGGACGGCGAGTACGAGCTCACCGTCTATCAGAAGGACGGGGAGCCGCTGGATCCCGAGCAGCTTTCAGGCGGCGAGCGGGCGCTGTTCAACCTCTCACTTCGATGTGCCATCTACCGCCTGCTCGCGGAGGGGATCGAAGGTGCGGCGCCGACGCCGCCGCTCATCCTCGACGAGCCGACGGTGTTCCTCGATTCGGGGCACGTCTCGCGGCTCGCGGACCTGATCGAGGAGATGCGCGGCTTCGGCGTCCGACAGATCCTGATCGTCAGCCACGACGACGAACTCGTGGGGGCGGCCGACGAGCTCGTGCGCGTCGAAAAGAACCCCACGTCGAACCGCTCGACCGTCGAGCGAGTGGCCGACCCCTCACTGTCGGCGGTCGAGCGTCCCGTCGGCGACGCTGAACACGCGGACGACTGA
- a CDS encoding DUF7346 family protein: protein MQSVRGSDGTRYLLVKRSSEASLVRDPSTGEEQYLPNDNLDPVGESPLSAAAAGVSPEVRRAVLACRDERSLGLLVEFADRGGLSVRTLLDAYDLCESDLHGLVAEFRAAGLLAEATVAGERGYEPTDEALAVVERLRG, encoded by the coding sequence ATGCAGTCGGTTCGAGGGTCCGATGGGACGCGGTACCTGCTCGTCAAGCGGTCCTCGGAGGCGAGCCTCGTTCGCGACCCGTCGACCGGCGAGGAGCAGTACCTTCCGAACGACAACCTCGACCCGGTCGGGGAGTCGCCGCTGTCGGCCGCCGCGGCCGGCGTGTCGCCCGAGGTCCGTCGAGCGGTGCTGGCGTGTCGCGACGAGCGATCACTCGGTCTGCTCGTGGAGTTTGCGGACCGCGGCGGGCTCTCGGTCCGCACGCTGTTGGACGCCTACGACCTGTGTGAGTCGGACCTGCACGGCCTCGTCGCGGAGTTCCGCGCCGCGGGGCTGCTCGCGGAGGCGACCGTCGCCGGCGAGCGCGGCTACGAGCCGACCGACGAGGCGCTGGCGGTCGTCGAGCGACTGCGCGGGTAG
- a CDS encoding DUF7322 domain-containing protein, protein MLGEDDDDGELFALERQSSAAEERGPRVEIPSVGDPSDSLPDPSTVDPAIQRPFLAAVVYANVALLGISLGLMLVGFRGDWRFGGTALVVGVLAGIRVYQTVRAFKQRKRDEDDDGGDDADTAERGSGDGEDANADE, encoded by the coding sequence GTGCTCGGAGAGGACGACGACGACGGAGAGCTGTTCGCACTCGAGCGGCAGTCGAGCGCCGCCGAGGAGCGCGGCCCTCGCGTCGAGATCCCGTCCGTCGGCGACCCCTCGGACTCCCTCCCCGATCCCTCGACGGTCGACCCCGCGATCCAGCGGCCGTTCCTGGCGGCCGTCGTGTACGCCAACGTCGCGCTGCTGGGAATTTCGCTCGGGCTGATGCTCGTCGGGTTCCGCGGCGACTGGCGCTTCGGCGGCACGGCCCTCGTGGTCGGCGTGCTCGCCGGCATCCGCGTCTACCAGACGGTCCGCGCGTTCAAGCAGCGGAAGCGCGACGAAGACGACGACGGAGGCGACGACGCCGACACCGCCGAACGCGGGAGCGGTGACGGCGAGGACGCGAACGCTGACGAGTGA
- a CDS encoding DUF7331 family protein: MTHVSDTPLERSGTSPDEAVETVEAYEDDGRTVLYDAENPLAWMEANTAVTLADLA, encoded by the coding sequence ATGACCCACGTATCCGACACCCCGTTGGAACGCTCGGGCACGAGCCCGGACGAGGCCGTCGAGACGGTCGAGGCGTACGAGGACGACGGGCGAACGGTGCTCTACGACGCGGAAAATCCGCTCGCGTGGATGGAGGCGAACACCGCCGTTACGCTCGCCGATCTCGCGTAA